A region of the Nocardia nova SH22a genome:
GCCACGGAGCGTTCGGAGCCGAATTACACCGACCCGCACAGTGATTCCTATGTCGAGGAGGAGTCGGTGCCGGTGAGCGGGGCCGGGGTCGCGGAGGATTCCGGCGTCCACCTTTTGCCGCCGCTCACGCTGGAGCAGGCCCGCATCCACATTCCCGACACCTACCGGTCGCCCCGCAAACGTCCCGCGCAATTGCCGGACTCCCTGGACTTCTGGATGTTCGCCGGTGCCGCGGCCAATGTCGCCATGCAGTTCTCGCATCCCGCGGTGGCCGCCGGGGTCATGGAGAGCACCGTGGAATCCGGTGCGCTGATGGTGCATCCGTGGAAGCGGTTGCGTACCACGGCGTCCTATCTGGCGGTGGCCATCCTCGGTAATCCGGAGGAGAAGAAGGAATTCCGCGAGGCGGTCAACGTCGCGCATCGGCAGGTGCGCTCCAAGCCCGGCGCCAAGGTGAAATACAACGCCTTCGACCGGCATCTGCAGCTGTATGTGGCGGCCTGTATCTACATCGGGTTCGAGGATTCCCATCAGCTGATCAACGGGAAGATGTCACCGGAGGAACTCGAGGCGTTCTATCAGGGCGCGGACACCTTCGGCACCACGCTGCAGGTGCATCCGGACATGTGGCCGAAGACGCGGGCGGAATTCGACGAGTACTGGCTCGAGGCCTGCCGGCAGGTGATCGTGGACGACGCGTTCCGCGCGTACATCGGTGACCTGCTGCATCTGCGGATGATCCACTGGTACATGCGGCTGATCTTCGGTGGCCTGCTGCGCTTCCTCACCGCCGGATTCCTGCCCCCGCATTTCCGCGAGCAGATGGGGGTGGAATGGAGCGAATCCGATCAGCGCCGATTCGAAAACCTTTTCCTGTTCGTGGGTTTCGTGAACCGCTTCATCCCCAAGTTCATCCGTTTCTCCGGAACCAAGTACATGATGCGTGACGTGCAGCGCCGCATTCGCAAACAGAAGGCTCTGGTCTGAGCCGACCGAAACGTCGTGTGGGGCGGACACCGAGTGGTGTCCGCCCCACACGACGTTTCGCTGAAAGTATCCGGGCCCGCCCGCCGGGGACGGGAACTGGTCCGCGGGGGCGAGCCCGGAAGGACGAACCGACCGATCACACCCGCGGCACCACGAGTACGGCCGACCGTCGCTCGCCAGTACATCACCGAATGTGAATTCCCGTCAACATATTGGGGACGCTCTACAGTGTCGACGATAGAAGAGTGGTGTTATATGTGCATGTAATTGACATATATTCACTTCGGCAAACGGCGTGAGAAGTCATGGTCGTGTGGCGATCGGCGGGGATTATCCGATAACAAATATGCATTCTCCCGGTCCCGTACAGGCGTGGGGACGCGGGCCGGAGAACCGGGTTCGGCAATGGGGGCGGGATAGAATTCGCGGTATCGGTGGCTCATTCGCGGCAAATGCCGGTTCGGCGGCGCACGAACGGAAAGTGCAGGTGGCCAGCATGGGCAAGATCAAGGATGCGATGGATCGGCTCCACCTCGGTCGGCGGCGGCATGCCCCCGACCCGGAGCCGAAACAACTCGATCGATGGGCGAACGAGGGCGGCGCCCTACCGCCTCCGCCCGCCCCGCGCGACCGCGATCAGCACTGACGGTCGTGGTTCGCCCGCCGGTTTGCGGGCGCTGACGGTCCGCGTATGCCAGGTCGGCGGTGTGTGTTGTCGCACTAATAGTTTGTGGACTAACTATTAGTGCGATAACTTGGGGGCACACGAGGAGGCGGCATGACGACCGATATCGACGACCCGTTGCGGCTCGACCGGCAGGTGTGTTTCGCGCTCGCGGTCGCCAACCGGTCGGTGCTGACGATCTACCGGCCCCTGCTGGAACCGCTGGGACTCACCCATCCGCAGTATCTGGTGATGCTGGCGCTGTGGGGTGAGGCGCCGATGTCGGTGAAGGCGATCGCCGAGGCGCTGCAACTCGATTCGGCGACGCTGTCCCCGCTGCTCAAGCGGCTCGAATCCGCCGGGCTCATCACGCGCCGCCGCGACCGCCGCGACGAACGCGCGCTGCTGGTCGATCTCACCGAGGCGGGCCGGGCGCTGCGCGCCGAGGCCGAGCGGATACCGCCCGCGGTGGTGCGGCGGCTGGGAGTGAGCCTCGCGGATCTGGAGGAACTGCGCGCGGTGCTCACCCGCGTCAACGAGGCAGCGCGGCGGGCCGCGCTCGCGGAAACACAGGGAGCCGACAATGAGTGATCAGACCCCGAGTGATCGGACCCCGAGCCTGGTCCAGCGGATCCGCTACATCTGCGGTGCGACCCTGCCGCCGTCGATGCGGGACTGGGTGCTGGCGGATCTGACCGGCCCGGGTGCCGCACGCCGCTACCTGCTGCGTATCCTGGTACCGATCATCCCGGTGCTGTGCCTGTTCCTGCTGATTCCGGGTCCGCTGTGGATCGGCCTGTCGATGATGGCGCTGCTGTATCTGCCGTTGATCTACTTCACCGTCGCGCTCATGTACGTCTACCGCCGCCACCGGCTGTTGCGGCACGGGCTCGATCCCGAACTCGCCGACGTCGCCGAACGGCAGCGTGCGGCGGCGGAACGGGAGCGTTACGAACTGCGCCACGGGCGCGGCTGAGCCGTACCAGCGACCCCGATTCGGGCTACCGGCGCGTAATCCGTGTTCGCCGAACCGATTCCGGGACGCGCCGCCGGGGACGTTCCCGGCCGGACGCCATGGTCCGGGGTGTACTGTCAATGTGTCGGTGATCGATCGAGAGCCGCTGGGCGCGTAGGACGTTCGGCCGATTCGTCGGCCGGGGACAGCGCCGATGGTCAGTCCGTATCACCGTTTGTAAGGAAAGGGCATCCGTTATGAGTGAGCAGCCGAACCTTTTCAGCCACAGTCCGGCGCCGATCGAGACGCCGGCGCCCGCCGGTGGGGTCGCGCACCGTCCACTGTTCCGCAGCGCCGGCGCCTCCGCCGCCGGTCCCGACGGCACGGAGACCCCGGTCGACGACATAGTCCGCTGATCACGGCGCCGGGGCATTCCGAGGCCCGTTCGGACACGATCGGGCAACGGGCGGTGTGTCCGGCGCACCGGTTCACGGTCGCTTCCACCTGCGGCGATTCCGGTTGTTTCCGGGATTGATGCGAAAGGTATATCTACCGCGACCGAACCGTTAGCAAATCCTCGTCGAATCGCAGGATTCGGCGGGATCAGGTGAATTCTGGGTCGTTATCGGCGTTTCCTGCTCCGGTACTGTCGGTGCGGCAATCATGTAGCAATCAACATTCGGCTGACGACACGCCCAGGCGTCACCTTGCCCGGAAACGGAGCCCGGCATGAGTGCTGTGACTTTCGGTTTCCCGGGAATCCGGGAGCAAACCCACCGGCTGTCCGCCGGTATCGATCATGCGTATCGGCTGCGGGCCGCGGTCGAGGCGTCGGCGGCCTGCGTCAGCGCGGGCACCGCCGGATTGGCGATGATGTTGCCGATCAGCAAATCCGGGCTCGCACCGGGCTCGTCTTTGCAGGTCGATCTGCTGATCTTCAATATGCCGCTGGCCCTGACCGCCGGCGCCCTGATCGCGGTGATCGCCGTGTCGGTGTCGGCCGCGATCGGCAGCAGCCGCCTGGCGTGGTGCGCGGTCTTCTGCGCGACGACGGCGATGCTGCTCAATCACGTCCTGCTCGTCCGGCTCGAGACCCGGACGTTGTCGACGCTCAACTATGTCGACTCCATGCTCGCCGGAGTGATCCTCGGTTGTCTCGCGGTGGCGGTGTGGGGGCGTACGGTTCCGGCGGGCGGTTATCTGTTCGGCGCGCTCGCCTCGATTCTGGTCGGCGATCTGATCCAGTCACCCGACGATCCCGCCGCCGTGGTGAGCGAGGTGCTGCTGCGGGGCGCGCCACCGGTGTGGCTGATCCTGGTCGGCGTCGTGCTGATGCTGATGACGGCCGTGCTCTTCCGGCAGGGCCCCCGGCCCGAACCCGACAGTGTCTCGGTGGTGCCGCTGAAACCGGTGCTGGCGGCGGTGGTGATCGCGTCGGCGACGCTGGCCACCTCGGTCTGGCTGGCGCGCAGCGGCACGGTGACCGCGATTCTGGTCGGCGGGGCGATTCTGCTGGCGGC
Encoded here:
- a CDS encoding oxygenase MpaB family protein, encoding MTTATERSEPNYTDPHSDSYVEEESVPVSGAGVAEDSGVHLLPPLTLEQARIHIPDTYRSPRKRPAQLPDSLDFWMFAGAAANVAMQFSHPAVAAGVMESTVESGALMVHPWKRLRTTASYLAVAILGNPEEKKEFREAVNVAHRQVRSKPGAKVKYNAFDRHLQLYVAACIYIGFEDSHQLINGKMSPEELEAFYQGADTFGTTLQVHPDMWPKTRAEFDEYWLEACRQVIVDDAFRAYIGDLLHLRMIHWYMRLIFGGLLRFLTAGFLPPHFREQMGVEWSESDQRRFENLFLFVGFVNRFIPKFIRFSGTKYMMRDVQRRIRKQKALV
- a CDS encoding MarR family winged helix-turn-helix transcriptional regulator, with the translated sequence MTTDIDDPLRLDRQVCFALAVANRSVLTIYRPLLEPLGLTHPQYLVMLALWGEAPMSVKAIAEALQLDSATLSPLLKRLESAGLITRRRDRRDERALLVDLTEAGRALRAEAERIPPAVVRRLGVSLADLEELRAVLTRVNEAARRAALAETQGADNE
- a CDS encoding DUF5313 family protein, encoding MSDQTPSDRTPSLVQRIRYICGATLPPSMRDWVLADLTGPGAARRYLLRILVPIIPVLCLFLLIPGPLWIGLSMMALLYLPLIYFTVALMYVYRRHRLLRHGLDPELADVAERQRAAAERERYELRHGRG